A DNA window from Aureibaculum sp. 2308TA14-22 contains the following coding sequences:
- a CDS encoding pyridoxamine 5'-phosphate oxidase family protein, with the protein MKEYSKSKLNRVKRGQNRATYDVDKINTILDAGFIGYVSYVYKGGAITLPMAYGRKDNKIYLHGSQANRMLLALLEAKEMSMTVMHLDALVLARSGLHHSVNYRSATLFGSVKKIEDPKEKDAALFCFMEHMMKGRWDGIRPMHPEELDRTLVVEMTIETASAKIRDVGVGDEPEDYSLDIWAGLVPLKQVAEYPIADKGLPQNMKIPKHVLDYYQNNKE; encoded by the coding sequence ATGAAAGAATATTCAAAATCAAAATTAAACCGAGTAAAACGAGGGCAAAACAGAGCTACTTACGATGTTGATAAAATAAACACCATTTTAGATGCTGGTTTTATAGGCTATGTAAGCTATGTGTACAAAGGCGGAGCTATTACACTGCCCATGGCCTACGGAAGAAAAGACAACAAAATTTATTTACATGGCTCGCAAGCCAACAGAATGTTACTCGCTTTATTAGAAGCTAAAGAAATGAGCATGACAGTGATGCATTTAGATGCATTGGTGTTGGCCCGATCTGGTTTGCACCATTCTGTAAATTATCGTTCAGCTACTTTGTTTGGTTCTGTAAAAAAAATAGAAGACCCAAAGGAGAAAGATGCTGCTCTTTTTTGTTTTATGGAACACATGATGAAAGGTCGTTGGGACGGCATTAGACCCATGCACCCAGAAGAATTAGACAGAACACTCGTTGTGGAAATGACTATTGAAACTGCTTCAGCTAAAATAAGAGATGTTGGTGTTGGTGACGAACCAGAAGATTACAGCCTAGACATTTGGGCAGGTTTAGTTCCTTTAAAGCAAGTTGCTGAATACCCAATTGCTGATAAAGGGTTACCACAGAACATGAAAATACCGAAACACGTTTTAGACTATTATCAAAACAACAAAGAATAA
- a CDS encoding GNAT family N-acetyltransferase, which translates to MEIQLRAMSATDWANVVEIYKEGIATGNATFQQEVPNYMEWDNNHLKNCRIVAIFKNKIVGWAALSPVSSRCVYGGVAEVSVYVLSKFSGQKIGTKLLKKLISESEKNGIWTLQAGVFPENKGSIIIHERLGFRKVGYREKIGQQKGTWRDTVLLEKRSELVGV; encoded by the coding sequence ATGGAAATTCAACTACGTGCAATGTCTGCAACCGATTGGGCAAATGTAGTAGAAATTTATAAAGAAGGTATTGCAACAGGTAATGCCACCTTTCAGCAAGAAGTACCCAACTACATGGAATGGGATAACAACCATCTTAAAAATTGTAGAATAGTGGCCATATTTAAAAACAAAATTGTAGGTTGGGCTGCATTATCACCAGTTTCTTCTCGATGCGTTTATGGAGGAGTTGCGGAAGTGAGTGTCTATGTGTTATCAAAATTTTCAGGACAGAAGATAGGAACCAAATTATTAAAAAAATTGATTTCTGAAAGTGAAAAGAATGGGATTTGGACTTTACAAGCTGGTGTTTTTCCTGAAAACAAAGGAAGCATTATAATTCACGAAAGGCTCGGATTTCGAAAAGTAGGCTACCGCGAAAAAATTGGGCAACAAAAGGGGACTTGGAGAGACACAGTGCTATTAGAAAAAAGAAGTGAACTCGTAGGAGTTTAA